In one Verrucomicrobiia bacterium genomic region, the following are encoded:
- a CDS encoding YebC/PmpR family DNA-binding transcriptional regulator produces MAGHSKWAKVKHFKGAIDAKRARIFAKLSRELTVAARLGGGDPEMNPRLRMVLLKARAANMPSDNTDRAIRRGVGGDDAAHYEDLTYEIFGPGGVAILAEISTDNRNRTAAEIRSLLTKNGGSIATAGSVTRLFQRRGQIFIARDTVNEDRLMEVAVEAGADDFRADQEGFEILTDPARLETVVKTLETAGFPSASAEIAFLPLVHATVEDAAHAAAAARLLDLLEDHDDVKAVHANADLPATV; encoded by the coding sequence ATGGCTGGTCATAGCAAATGGGCAAAGGTCAAACACTTCAAAGGCGCCATCGACGCCAAACGCGCGCGCATCTTCGCCAAACTGAGCCGTGAACTCACCGTGGCGGCCCGGTTGGGCGGCGGGGACCCGGAGATGAACCCGCGCCTCCGCATGGTCCTCCTCAAGGCCCGCGCCGCCAACATGCCCTCCGACAACACCGATCGGGCCATTCGCCGCGGCGTCGGCGGCGACGATGCAGCCCACTACGAGGACCTGACCTACGAGATCTTCGGCCCGGGCGGCGTCGCCATCCTCGCCGAAATCAGTACCGACAATCGCAACCGTACCGCCGCGGAAATCCGCAGCCTCCTCACCAAGAACGGCGGGTCCATCGCCACCGCCGGTTCCGTCACCCGCCTCTTCCAGCGTCGGGGTCAGATCTTCATCGCCCGGGACACGGTCAACGAAGACCGCCTCATGGAAGTCGCCGTCGAAGCCGGCGCCGACGATTTCCGGGCCGACCAGGAAGGCTTCGAAATCCTGACCGATCCCGCCCGGCTCGAAACGGTCGTCAAGACCCTCGAAACAGCCGGCTTCCCCAGCGCCTCAGCCGAAATCGCATTCCTGCCCCTCGTCCATGCCACCGTGGAAGACGCAGCCCATGCCGCCGCGGCAGCCCGCCTCCTCGACCTCCTCGAAGACCACGATGATGTGAAGGCCGTCCACGCCAACGCCGACCTTCCGGCAACCGTCTGA